A stretch of Komagataella phaffii GS115 chromosome 2, complete sequence DNA encodes these proteins:
- a CDS encoding Component of the microtubule-nucleating Tub4p (gamma-tubulin) complex, which produces MSFSRLRNSSQSRFFRSGNQADARYCIVSVFTSRPSINMTQMYDVVKLVDQETKRIIPTTVNLTTAVNTKPYPLQDLSDLKEQEAFVVRDILYCLQGNEGDYVRFSKNFNEQDLRSILEGPDYRIAKNLDVTLKDMTNRLLKYGKMYYSLTKFVEVYDSQFYGATMQRLCNEIRDFLKEHDQIVLELERRFMMDPHFSIGILNQLIEESGEKMRTLYEIITSLNEVNRSNLATVDDVFKTMLKTIKEDLKHDDSLYMQTELNNKTRIIKGGIILRIVQDKMERIRGDQTRFEALKKTFDRISLPYIEMLHKWLTFGKIDDPFDEFFIVEQSSKNTLINYDSKFLLRKNYIIRQFEHRELQRKVLLTGKYLDVLRCLPVDIVENDTSNHKIESLETDDLFFYVEQKYLRANKLVTELFMKGYKFLTILEALKSTLLFSNGVFLNDFLAHSMSDMLRDKSKASLSKIERNFEKTFRPQLMATPRSKLVGNLVNINVQSDNLYTFLESILNIQQIDAEEVFNSSDLNSLKRYLNKTLTKNTAEVVISPLDNYLVYYLSLNIEFPFPLNLLLTNTIITQFQLVGRNVMITNVVEKLLESSWKEINYQRFWCFNFPNRSIRKWILRLRYLHSNIKQFVSAFHLYLSFDVIEGSFSEMETQYQHFASTADSDFEKYFVSLQKWLNTMMQNSLLMNETLVQISRRMFEFVLTFHTFVMSLRKNLILLDENLFDQYASKLGEKQFDPEKNRERVIKMKHIINEYEKKFESSLNTFVQALNYYSRLESSSFSVLAGYLDSILKNRK; this is translated from the exons ATGAGCTTTTCAAGACTGCGAAACTCATCTCAGTCTCGGTTCTTCAGATCTGGAAATCAGGCGGACGCGCGCTATTGTATCGTTTCCGTGTTTACATCTAGACCATCAATCAACATGACACAAATG TATGATGTCGTGAAACTGgttgatcaagaaaccAAAAGAATAATACCGACAACCGTGAACCTGACCACGGCCGTGAACACTAAACCATATCCTTTGCAAGATCTTTCCgatttgaaagaacagGAAGCATTTGTAGTACGAGATATACTGTACTGTTTACAAGGGAACGAAGGTGATTACGTGAGGTTCAGCAAGAACTTTAATGAACAGGATTTAAGGTCAATTTTGGAAGGTCCTGATTATAGAATAGCAAAGAACCTGGATGTTACCTTGAAAGACATGACCAACAGACTGCTCAAGTATGGAAAAATGTACTACAGTTTGACAAAGTTTGTTGAGGTTTACGATTCCCAATTTTATGGAGCTACCATGCAAAGGCTTTGTAATGAAATTAGAGACTTTCTGAAAGAGCACGATCAGATAGTGctggaacttgaaagacGGTTTATGATGGACCctcatttttcaataggtattttgaatcaacttattgaagaatcaggAGAGAAAATGCGCACATTGTACGAAATCATCACATCGCTCAATGAGGTAAACAGATCAAATTTGGCAACAGTTGACGATGTATTCAAGACAATGCTCAAAACtatcaaagaagacttGAAGCATGATGACTCCTTGTACATGCAAACGGAACTCAATAACAAAACTAGAATAATAAAAGGGGGTATAATACTGCGCATTGTCCAGGATaaaatggaaagaataaGAGGTGATCAAACACGATTTGAGGCTTTAAAGAAGACATTTGATAGAATAAGTCTCCCCTATATCGAAATGTTACATAAATGGCTTACgtttggaaaaattgatgacCCTTTTGATGAGTTTTTCATAGTGGAACAAAGTTCCAAGAACACTCTAATCAACTACGACAGCAAATTCTTGCTACGAAAGAATTACATTATTCGTCAATTCGAACATAGGGAATTACAAAGGAAAGTACTGTTGACCGGGAAGTATTTGGATGTATTGAGGTGTCTGCCTGTAGACATCGTTGAGAATGATACATCTAATCATAAGATTGAGTCATTGGAGACTGATGATTTATTCTTTTATGTGGAACAAAAATATCTGCGGGCAAATAAATTGGTCACAGAATTGTTTATGAAAGGTTACAAATTTCTGACTATTCTGGAGGCCTTAAAGTCCACACTATTATTTTCCAACGGCGTGTTTCTCAATGACTTCCTAGCACATTCTATGAGCGATATGCTACGAGACAAATCAAAGGCCTCTTTAAGCAAAAtagaaagaaactttgagaAAACATTCAGGCCTCAACTTATGGCGActccaagatcaaagttAGTTGGTAATCTTGTCAATATCAACGTTCAATCTGATAACCTATATACTTTCCTTGAAAGTATCCTTAACATACAGCAAATTGATGCTGAAGAGGTGTTTAATTCATCTGACCTTAACAGCTTGAAAAGATATCTTAACAAAACTCTCACCAAAAACACTGCCGAAGTTGTCATTAGCCCGTTGGATAATTACTTAGTGTATTATCTTTCGTTAAACATTGAGTTTCCATTTCCTCTCAATTTACTATTGACAAACACAATAATTACACAATTCCAACTGGTTGGAAGAAATGTTATGATAACCAATGTCGTTGAAAAGCTACTAGAATCGTCTTGGAAGGAAATAAATTACCAAAGGTTTTGGTGTTTCAATTTTCCCAATCGGAGTATTAGAAAATGGATACTGCGTTTGAGATACCTACATTCAAATATAAAGCAATTTGTGTCTGCATTCCATTTATATCTGAGCTTCGATGTGATTGAGGGTTCATTTAGTGAAATGGAAACCCAGTATCAGCATTTTGCAAGTACTGCGGACAGTGACTTCGAAAAATACTTCGTCTCTCTGCAAAAGTGGCTGAACACTATGATGCAAAATTCCTTGCTAATGAATGAGACGCTTGTACAAATTTCTAGAAGAATGTTCGAGTTTGTGCTTACTTTTCACACTTTTGTAATgtctttgagaaagaatCTGATTCTTTTGGACGAGAACCTCTTCGACCAATATGCCTCTAAACTAGGGGAGAAACAGTTTGACCCTGAAAAGAATAGGGAAAGGGTCATCAAGATGAAACATATAATAAATGAATACGAGAAGAAATTTGAGTCTAGCTTGAACACCTTTGTGCAAGCTTTGAACTATTACTCTCGGTTGGAGTCTTCCAGCTTTTCAGTCTTAGCAGGTTACCTGGATTCCATATTGAAGAATAGGAAATGA
- a CDS encoding Putative ATP-dependent RNA helicase of the DEAD-box family, with protein MVKFEELGVSKWLCESLDAMKIYTPSKIQEATIPKILAGYDCIGGAKTGSGKTIAFAAPMLTKWSEDPYGVFGLILTPTRELALQIAEQYAALGASMNIKVSVILGGGDIVQQALELQRRPHFVVATPGRLADHILSSGEETIGGLRKIKFLVLDEADRLLSNSFGSDLERCFKVLPPPEKRQTLLFTATVTDEVRALKEKPVPEGKLPVFVHEVESVDKVAIPATLTTNYLFIPSYVKEAYLNAVLALEENADSTVIVFVNRTQTAELLRRTLRNLEFRVASLHSEMPQIERINSLHRFKAGAARILIATDVASRGLDIPSVELVVNYDMPADPDDYIHRVGRTARAGRKGESLSFVTEQDVKRVLAIEERINKKMDKYELVTDNKVIETSLHKTGAAKREALMAMEREGFGEKRKNNKIKNAKRKNSRLQSK; from the coding sequence ATGGTAAAGTTCGAAGAGCTGGGAGTCAGCAAGTGGCTTTGCGAGTCGCTTGATGCAATGAAGATATACACGCCTTCAAAGATCCAAGAAGCCACtattccaaaaattcttgCAGGTTATGATTGTATTGGAGGAGCTAAAACAGGATCTGGTAAAACCATTGCATTTGCAGCCCCAATGCTTACAAAATGGTCAGAAGATCCTTATGGTGTGTTTGGATTAATTCTTACACCTACAAGAGAGTTGGCCCTTCAAATCGCAGAACAATACGCTGCGCTTGGTGCCAGTATGAATATTAAAGTTTCCGTAATTCTAGGTGGTGGGGATATCGTCCAACAGGCCTTAGAGCTACAAAGAAGGCCGCATTTTGTCGTTGCCACCCCGGGTAGACTGGCTGATCATATTCTCAGCAGTGGTGAAGAAACCATCGGCGGGCTGAGAaaaatcaagtttttggtATTAGACGAAGCTGATAGATTATTGAGTAACAGTTTTGGAAGCGACTTGGAAAGATGCTTCAAAGTGTTGCCTCCTCCCGAGAAGAGGCAAACATTGCTATTTACAGCCACTGTCACGGATGAAGTTAgagctttgaaagaaaaacctGTGCCTGAAGGCAAACTTCCTGTATTCGTACATGAAGTTGAGTCTGTCGATAAAGTGGCCATTCCCGCAACTTTGACAACAAATTATCTATTCATACCGTCCTATGTCAAAGAGGCTTATTTGAATGCTGTCTTGGCATTGGAAGAAAACGCAGATTCTACCGTCATTGTCTTTGTTAATAGAACACAAACCGCAGAACTTTTGAGACGAACTTTGAGGAATCTGGAGTTTAGGGTGGCTTCCCTTCATTCTGAGATGCCTCAAATAGAGAGAATAAACTCTTTGCATAGATTCAAAGCTGGTGCTGCTAGAATCTTGATTGCCACGGACGTAGCTTCCAGAGGATTGGATATACCCTCAGTGGAGTTGGTTGTCAACTACGATATGCCTGCTGACCCAGATGATTATATCCACCGAGTAGGTAGAACAGCACGTGCTGGTCGTAAGGGTGAATCCTTGAGTTTCGTTACCGAACAAGATGTCAAAAGAGTGCTGGCCATCGAAGAAAGGATCAACAAGAAAATGGACAAGTACGAACTGGTCACTGATAACAAAGTTATAGAAACCTCCCTGCACAAAACTGGTGCAGCTAAGAGAGAAGCCTTAATGGCGATGGAAAGAGAGGGGTTCGgtgaaaagagaaagaataaCAAAATCAAGAACGCAAAACGAAAGAACAGCAGACTTCAAAGTAAGTAA
- a CDS encoding Signal recognition particle (SRP) receptor-alpha subunit, translating to MSEQFLIFTPKGTVLFKDEDRKVPDRVVNGLISDIFISQRKTLTGSVNNEEEFEDDDVGSYSLDGYTIKYVSSSQPTCYFTSCHSSLVNVPNEGQFLKDIQTLWEELITADLDSGAFPDEQELRKFTSFYNLKKQELFKNVGVETAKSTSTSEPHSLSQNKLKGKKPQLTQKKKARRWDTQGNPIEDDGLEESDLDFSSTTSEVGNQDVGHLVGDNYGKTKDGKFLVSDMKEINDILSKQRDKSVSDESTGAFSFLSGLFSGKTVTEDNLTKTSKSLSEHLINKNVAPEIAKKLVERINKSLVGTKVTTSIPKAARNALEKELLKLLTPETSINLLKEIQSKKAARKPYVISVVGVNGVGKSTNLSKLAFWLLSNKYRVLITACDTFRSGAVEQLRVHVNNLKKLTEDESHVELFQGGYGGADLVSKIAKGAIQYAEENKFDIVLLDTAGRRHNDAQLMAPLQGFVKAAKPDKIIMVGEALVGTDSVQQAKNFNGAFGPGRTLDFFIISKCDTVGDLIGSMVNMVYATGIPILFVGTGQTYTDLRTLSVDWAVDTLMS from the coding sequence ATGTCCGAACAATTTCTTATTTTCACTCCAAAAGGAACtgttcttttcaaagatgaggACAGAAAAGTTCCTGATCGGGTTGTAAATGGTCTCATTTCCGATATATTTATTTCTCAAAGGAAAACTTTGACTGGATCTGTCAATAACGAGGAAGAGTTcgaagatgatgatgttgGATCTTATAGTCTAGATGGATATACCATCAAGTATGTCAGCAGTTCCCAGCCCACTTGCTACTTCACCTCATGCCACTCTTCTCTTGTCAATGTTCCAAACGAGGGCCAATTTTTAAAAGATATTCAAACGCTTTGGGAGGAGCTCATCACAGCTGATCTTGACTCTGGAGCTTTTCCCGACGAACAAGAGCTGAGAAAGTTTACTAGTTTCTACAACCTGAAGAAGCAAGAACTTTTTAAAAACGTTGGTGTAGAAACTGCCAAAAGCACTTCTACTTCAGAACCACATTCATTATCCCAAAATAAATTGAAGGGAAAGAAACCCCAACTTactcaaaagaagaaagctaGAAGATGGGATACCCAGGGCAACcccattgaagatgatggtTTGGAGGAATCTGATCTGGATTTCTCTTCTACTACTAGCGAGGTCGGGAATCAAGATGTTGGACATTTAGTTGGTGATAATTACGGAAAAACTAAAGATGGTAAGTTTTTGGTAAGCGATATGAAAGAAATTAACGATATCCTGTCTAAACAAAGGGATAAATCTGTCTCTGATGAAAGCACCGGAGCGTTTAGTTTTTTGTCTGGCTTATTCTCAGGTAAAACTGTCACCGAAGATAACCTCACCAAGACTtccaaatctctttctGAACACTTAATTAATAAGAATGTGGCTCCAGAAATTGCCAAAAAGCTTGTTGAACGCATTAACAAAAGTTTAGTAGGTACAAAGGTCACTACAAGCATACCCAAGGCTGCTAGGAATGCACTGGAAAAGGAATTGCTCAAATTATTGACCCCAGAAACTTCTATTAACCtattgaaagaaattcaaagcaAAAAGGCTGCTAGAAAGCCATATGTCATTTCCGTTGTTGGTGTCAACGGTGTTGGAAAATCTACAAACCTTTCCAAACTGGCCTTCTGGTTACTAAGTAATAAGTACAGGGTTCTGATCACTGCTTGTGATACGTTTAGATCGGGGGCTGTCGAACAGTTGCGAGTACACGTaaacaacttgaagaagcttACTGAGGATGAATCGCACGTTGAACTGTTTCAAGGAGGTTACGGAGGTGCTGATCTGGTATCTAAAATTGCTAAAGGAGCTATACAATACGCAGAGGAGAACAAATTTGATATTGTTCTTTTAGATACTGCAGGAAGGAGACACAATGACGCACAGTTAATGGCACCTTTGCAAGGGTTTGTGAAGGCGGCTAAGCCTGACAAAATCATTATGGTTGGTGAGGCATTGGTTGGTACGGATAGTGTACAGCAGGCAAAGAATTTTAATGGTGCTTTCGGTCCTGGAAGAACACTTGATTTCTTTATTATCAGCAAATGTGACACCGTAGGAGATCTGATTGGAAGTATGGTCAACATGGTTTATGCTACTGGAATACCaattctttttgttggtaCAGGTCAAACTTACACGGATCTTCGAACTTTGAGTGTGGATTGGGCTGTAGATACTTTGATGTCCTGA
- a CDS encoding 60S ribosomal export protein NMD3, producing MSNYTHLEPTEQQGVATVLCCNCGVPMDGTTGLVMCYDCIKLTVDITEGIPREANVSFCRNCERFLQPPGQWIRAELESRELLALCLRRLKGLNKVRLIDASFIWTEPHSRRIKVKLTVQGEAMTNTIIQQSFEVEYVVMAMQCPDCAKSFTANTWRAAVQVRQKVPHKRTFLHLEQLILKHNAHVDTISIKEAKDGLDFYYAQKNHAAKMIDFISSVAPVKSKKSEELVSADIHSGTSTYKFTFSVEIVPICRDDLIVLPKKLAHSLGTISRLVVCSKVSNTVQFIDPNTLQIADINSNVYFRDPFPVLCNRTELIEFIVLDVEPTGETRGNYILADITVARAADMGNNDQEYYVRSHLGGLLNPGDSADGYFLANSNFNSDLFDELDSKNVLDVVLIKKHFSRSARRAKKRAWRLRRMAKEHQDIVANDESRQAKQEQEKAERDYEIFLQELEEDPELRQTVNLYKADEPPAPENEADMDEDDDAPEIGVDELLDELDEMTLDE from the coding sequence ATGTCAAACTATACTCATCTCGAGCCTACCGAGCAACAAGGTGTTGCTACGGTGCTATGTTGCAACTGTGGTGTTCCCATGGATGGTACCACTGGTCTAGTCATGTGTTACGACTGTATAAAACTTACAGTTGATATCACCGAAGGAATTCCAAGGGAGGCAAATGTGTCGTTCTGTAGGAACTGTGAACGTTTTTTGCAACCTCCAGGACAGTGGATCCGTGCAGAATTAGAAAGTAGAGAGCTTTTGGCTTTGTGTCTCAGGAGGTTGAAAGGTTTGAATAAGGTCAGATTGATTGATGCTTCCTTTATCTGGACAGAGCCTCACTctagaagaatcaaagttAAACTAACAGTTCAGGGTGAGGCTATGACAAACACTATTATTCAGCAAAgctttgaagttgaataTGTTGTAATGGCAATGCAATGTCCTGACTGTGCCAAATCATTTACTGCTAATACGTGGAGAGCCGCTGTTCAGGTTCGTCAAAAAGTTCCTCACAAAAGAACCTTCTTGCACTTGGAACAGTTGATTCTAAAGCATAATGCTCATGTTGATACCATTTCTATTAAGGAGGCCAAGGATGGTCTGGACTTCTACTACGCACAGAAAAACCACGCTGCCAAGATGATTGACTTTATCAGTTCCGTGGCCCCTgtcaaatccaaaaaatctgaagaACTTGTGAGTGCAGATATTCATTCAGGAACCTCTACGTATAAGTTTActttttctgttgaaattgtACCCATCTGTAGAGATGACTTAATtgttcttccaaaaaagttAGCACATTCCTTAGGAACTATCTCCAGACTGGTAGTTTGCTCCAAAGTTTCGAATACAGTTCAATTTATTGATCCAAACACATTACAAATAGCAGACATAAACTCCAACGTTTACTTCAGAGATCCTTTCCCAGTTCTGTGCAACAGAACAGAGTTAATTGAATTCATTGTGCTCGATGTTGAACCTACTGGAGAGACCAGAGGAAACTATATTCTTGCTGATATTACCGTAGCAAGAGCAGCAGACATGGGTAACAATGATCAAGAATACTATGTAAGATCGCATCTTGGTGGCTTACTGAATCCTGGAGATTCTGCGGATGGATACTTTTTGGCTAATTCGAACTTCAACAGTGAcctttttgatgaattaGACAGCAAGAATGTACTAGATGTAGTTCTGATCAAGAAACACTTCTCCAGAAGTGCAAGAAGAGCTAAGAAGAGAGCTTGGAGACTTAGAAGAATGGCGAAGGAACACCAGGATATTGTCGCTAATGACGAATCTAGACAAGCTAAACAAGAGCAAGAGAAGGCTGAAAGAGATTACGAGATCTTTTTGcaggaattggaggaagaTCCAGAACTTAGACAAACCGTTAATCTTTATAAGGCTGATGAGCCACCAGCTCCAGAAAATGAGGCTGAcatggatgaagatgacgatgCCCCTGAAATTGGTGTTGATGAGTTATTAGATGAGCTTGATGAGATGACTCTAGATGAATAA